The DNA segment GCGTGCAGGCGACCTCAGCCGTATCCGTCGTTACCATCCCCGATCACCTGCTCGCTTCGATTTCGGTATTCCCTTGGCGACGTCCCATTTAGCAATCGAAACTGCCGGCTGAAATAATTACTGTCTCCGAAACCGACCGTCAGGGCGATTTGGGTGATGCTCTGATCACTTTGCTGAAGCAATTGACAGGCTCGTTGGATCCGGCGACGAATCAGGTACTTGATCGGCGGAGCGCCCATCGTCGCTTCGAAGGTGCGAATAAAGTTTCGTCGTGACATCCCCGAGATTTCGATCAGCTCTTTTAGCGAAATCGGGTCGGTGTAGTGCCTTTCGATATGGGCGATCGCTTCGGCGATTCGGAGCAGGGATTTGCTTTGTGGATTTCGTGACTGGTTGTAGCAGCGAGCCAGAAAGGTTGCCAATTGCAGCCACGTCGTCGTTGCCATCACACCGAATCCGGGTCCTCGCTGGTCTAGTTCCCCCTCCAACTGGTCGACCAACCGAATCGCTTCGGCCAATTCAACCGGCGCCAACTGCAAGCGACTACTGAACATATGCCGTTTCCGCCAAGCAGGCTCCAAGGTGAATAGCGTGTGATACCCCGGTAGGGAATGAAGATCACTGAAAGCGAGCGGCAATTGAGCGGAGTCGAACAACACATTGATCAGGCTCAGACGATCCATATTTAAATAGTCATGAGGTCGATCGCCTCCGATGACAAACGTATCGCCTGCAGTCAATTCGTAGGTGTCTTCACCCGTTATATGGACCCCTTTTCCCCCCGTGATGATCACGATTTCCGAGAACTCGTGCGAATGCAGGCCAAAGGGTTCTTGCGGATCACGCCGTTCCACTGCGATCGGGAACCCATCGGGGTGGAACCAATCCTGCTTCCTCAGTTTTCGAATCATTCGCCTACCCCAATCAAATAGCCCTACTGGGGATCCTGCTCCATCGAGAATCCACACGCGGGTAAATCCAAGAACCTGCTCCTCGGGCTGCAAACCGGCCAGCCCGGCACTATTGTGCTACTTCGTGTCACAATCGTCAAGGTTTTACGATCGAATATCACTAAACTATGGCTACAGCAGCTTCACTAGAATGCCGGAAAGAGCCTTTCCTTTCCCTTGACCCGGAATCAGCCCATGACCAATCCAGCCAATATCGAGAAAGCTTTTCTGCTTGCCAAGGAGCAATACGCATCACTTGGAGTGGACGTCGACGCCGCTTTGGAAAAAATTCGAAGCGTTGCGATCTCGGTTCACTGCTGGCAGGGGGACGACGTTGCGGGCTTTGAAGGGGATGAGGGAGCCCTCGGCAACGGGTTGGCCGTGACCGGCAACTATCCCGGACGCGCTCGGACGGCGGATGAACTGAAAAGCGACCTGGAACTTGCCTACTCGTTGATCCCGGGCAAGCACCGTTTGAACCTGCATGCAATGTACGGGGACTTCAATGGCCCCGTCGATCGCGATCAAATCGAAGTCGAACACTTCCAGGGCTGGATCGATTGGGCGGCAAGCCAAGAAATCAGTTTGGATTTCAACCCCAGCTATTTCTCTCATCCCAAGGCAGCGGACGGGTTTACGCTTGCACATGCCGACGAGGGAATTCGCCAGTTCTGGATCGACCACGGCATCGCCTGCCGCAAGATCGCCGCAGCGATGGGGAAAGCCCAAGGGAATCCGTGCATCAACAACTTCTGGGTCCCCGATGGCTACAAGGACACTCCAGCCAGTCGTAAGGCGCCGCGTGAGAGATTGGCGGCATCGCTAGACGCAATTTTCTCTGAAAACCTACCGGCAGCCCACACGTTGGATGCTGTTGAATGCAAGCTATTTGGGATTGGCAGTGAAAGCTACGTTGTTGGGTCCCATGAATTTTACATGGGATATGCGATCTCGCGCAACAAGGTTCTTTGCCTAGACGCAGGGCATTTTCATCCAACGGAAGGGATCTCCGACAAAATCTCTTCGGTCTTAATGTATGTCCCAGAACTACTCTTGCATGTCAGTCGTGGGGTTCGCTGGGACAGTGACCACGTCGTCACTTACAGCGATGAATTACAGGCGATCATGCAAGAAATCGTTCGCGGCGATTACCTGAACCGAGTCCACATTGGTTTAGATTTCTTTGATGCCAGTATCAATCGCGTCGCCGCCTGGGCGATCGGAACTCGCAACGCATTGAAGGCGCTTTTGGCAGCCTCGCTGGAACCTACCGAAAAACTTCAGCAACTGGAGCGTGATGGCGATTTCACGTCCCGCCTAGCATTAATGGAAGAACAAAAAACGATGCCGCTGGGTGCGATCTGGGACCACTACTGCCAGTCCGTCGGCGTCCCCGTCGGTGCCGAGTGGCTGAACAAAGTCCAAGAATACGAGAAAACGACGCTTTCCCTCCGGAGCTCTTGCTCGGCAACCGTGTAGCGTCCTTCACTACTCACTCCAGTCATTACACTGGAAACCGAATCACCCCGTTAATCAGAAACCACGAGAGCCCTCATGACGGACGACAACGCCTCGAACTCAGGTGGAGAATTTGAACGCGAACCGGTTCCAAATTCCGCACTGCTAGGTTCAGGAAAATTCTGGGGCATGTACGCCGGCGAACATGCCGCGGGTACGGAATTCATGATCGGTCCCCTTTTTCTCGCGGCAGGGGCCAGTCTATCGGACCTATTGCTGGGTCTGTTGCTGGGCAATTTTTTAGCCGTGCTGACGTGGCGGTTCCTAGTGGTACCGATCGCAATGGCCAAGCGAATGACGCTGTACTACCAACTGGAAAGAATCGCCGGGGGATCCTTGGTCAAGTTCTATAACTTGATCAACGGCCTACTTTTCTGCTTTTTAGCGGGCGCGATGGTAACGGTTTCAGCTTCGGCGGTTGGAGTTCCATTTGACATCACCTTTGATGTACCAAGCAACATGTTCGGGTTAAGCAACCCATCCTTCACGGCATTGGTTGCAATCGTAGGGATCGTCATCGCCGCGGTTGCAGCGGGCGGATACGAACGGGTCGCACGTTTTGCAAATATTGCGGCCCCCTGGATGATCGGCGTCTTCGCCGCCTGTGGAATCGTCTCGCTAACCCAGATGGACGCGACCAACATGGCCGCATTGTCAGAGGGAAAATACTGGACCGATGCGGTAGCCTTTGTTCAAGAGAAAAACGGATCGGAAACCTTTGGGTTCTGGCAGATTGTTGTCTTTGCTTGGTTGTGCAACGGAGCGATGCACTTCGGGATGGCCGACCTTTCCATCTTTCGTTTTGCCCGCAGTAAGGCCTCTGGCTGGGCTCCTGCCATCGGGATGTTCCTGGGACACTACATGGCCTGGATTGCCGCCGCCCTCCTCCTGGCGGCGTTGATTAAACTGCAACCGGATCTAGCAACCGGAGCCGACGGGAAGGTGGTCGCCAATCCCGGTATGCTTGCGTACCAATCGCTCGGGTGGGCAGGAATCATCTGCGTCGTGATCGCGGGTTGGACAACCGCCAACCCCACGATCTACCGCGCCGGCCTAGCGTTCCAGGGCGTGTTACCGAAAACTTCGCGAACCGCGATGACTTTGACTGCAGGGGCGGTCGCAACCATCGCCGGAGCGTTCCCCAATCTTTCGGCTCAACTGCTGGGATTTGTCGGTACTTACGGAACCATCTTAGGCCCGATGGGAGCCGTCATCTTTGTCGATTTTTATCTACTGAAACGTTTTGGACTTCGAGACGAATACGCCACCCACAGTGGAATCAAAGTCAATTCAGCCGTGATGATTGCCTGGTTGCTGCCGGTGATCGTCGGCCTGTATCTGATTTTCTGGCAGGGCATCTTTGCTGCGTATGCCGTCATTCCGTGCTGGGTTGCCTGTGGAATCCTCTACCTAATCCTTAGCAAATTCACCCAACGAACACTGCCGAACCAAGAGGCCTTATCTCATGAATAAAATTGCCAAAATTGTTTCTTTGATAACGCTTGGATTGGTGATTGTCCCGTGCCTGCAGTTCTTCGTGGGCACAGCCAGTCTGGAAACCGTCAAAACAACCGCCTTGATCGGCACCATCGGTTGGTTCATTGCCACCCCGATATGGATGAGCCGCCCGCTGCCGAGCGATGCTGAACGAGTTGAAATCTAGAAATCACTGAACTCCCGGAATTTCCCCCATGCTTTGCAACATGAAAACGCTATACACAACTTTTGGACTGCTACTTGGACTATTTGTCGTCGCCAATGTGGCGGCCGTGGAACCTGTCCATCTTCGCTGTGAGTACCTCGAGAACCCGGTGGGCATCGACATCACTCAGCCTCGCCTGAGTTGGCAACTAGAATCCAAGACGCGTGGGGAACAGCAAACGGCCTACCGGATCCTTGTCGCTTCGACTGCCGAGAAATTGGCAAGCGATGAGGGAGACCTGTGGGATTCTGGGAAGATCGATTCGAACCAAACCCTCTTTATTAAATACGCGGGGACTCCGTTAACATCCCGTCAACAATGTTTTTGGAAAGTCCAAGTCTGGGACCAACAGAATGGGGATGCGAAATCGGCACCAACGTCGGTCAGCGAACCAGCGTCGTGGTCGATGGCGCTGCTTAAGGATTCCGACTGGTCTGCCGAATACATCAGTTACGATGACAAAGAACCGATCTATACGGATACGGAAAACCTCTATCTGCCCGCGGCCCGGCAATACCGCAAAGAGTTCCACGCTTCGAATCAAATAGTGCGTGCTACCGTCTATGCGACTGCGTTGGGGATCTACGAATTGCACCTGAATGGGCAAAGAGTTAGCGATGCCCTCTTTGCCCCTGGCTGGACCGATTATCGGCAGCGAGCCTACTACAATACCTACGATGTGACCCAAATGGTTCAATCAGGTGACAATGCGTTGGGAGCCTGGGTGGCGGACGGTTGGTACAGCGGCTACGTCGGTTTCGGTTTACTTACAGGCATGGGGACCGAGAAAACCGGACGTGCCACCTACGGGAAAACGCCTTCGGTGATGGCTCAGTTAGAAATCGAGTATGCCGATGGTTCACGCCAAGTCGTCGGGACCGATTCCACTTGGAAGGTGACCGGAAACGGCCCGATTCAAGAGGCCGACCTGCTGATGGGCGAAGCGTACGACGCGCGAAAGGAAATGCCTGGTTGGTCACGCCCGGGATTTCGTGACGACACTTGGGATCAAGCGGTCCTCGCCAAGGATAATGGCCACCCAAAAGCAAAATTCTTCCAACGCCACAATCCTGAAAAACCGGGACAAGGCGTTCGCAATCTAGGCATCGAAACCGACTTTGGTTTCCAACGCCCCAAACTGGAAGCTTTTCCAGGCGTCGCTGTCCGCGTAACGGAACAGCTTCGGACCAAAACGGTAACCAAACGGGACGACGGGACATTCATGTTTGATCTAGGGCAGAACTTTGCCGGAACGATCCGCTTAAAAGTCAAAGGGCCTGCCGGACAGAAAATTCGTATTCGGTATGGCGAAATGCTCCACCCCGATGGCCGCCTGATGACGGAGAATCTCCGCAAAGCACGGGCAACCGATTTTTATATTTGCAAAGGCGACCCCGAGGGTGAAACCTACGAACCTCGTTTCACGTTCCATGGATTCCAGTTCGTTGAACTATCGAATTGTGCAACACCGCCAACCAAGGAAGCCGTCACCGGTTTGGTGATCCACAGCGATACGCCAATGACCAGTACATTTACGTGTAGCGATCCAATGGTCAATCAACTGTTCAAGAATGTCGTTTGGACTCAGCGTGCGAATTTCCTAGACCTGCCGACCGACTGCCCTCAACGTGACGAGCGAATGGGCTGGACCGGCGACGCGCAGGCCTATGTCGCGACCGCGGCCTACAACGCAGACATCGGAGCCTTCTACACGAAATGGCTTCGAGAGCTGATGGAATCTCAACGTCCCAGCGGTGCCTTCCCCGGATACGCTCCGTTCCCGTTCCAGCATGGTTGGGATTTTGGGACCGCTTGGGCCGATGCGGGGGTCATTTGCCCTTGGACAATCTGGCAGTTCTATGGCGACACCCAAGTCATCGAAGATTGCTGGGAACCGATGGAACGATTCATGGACTGGCGCAACCGAACCAGTGTCGATAACCTTGGCGTCGCCCACGGGAATGCCTGGGGAGACTGGTTGGCCCAAGGTGCGGAAACGCCGCTCGATTACGTCGACACCATCTACTACGCAATTTCGGCCAACATGATGGCTGAAATGGCTGCCGCGACGGGACGCGCTGACAAAGCCGCCGCGTATCGAGGTCAATTCGAAAAAACGAAAGCTGCCTTTCAAGCGAAATACCTAAACGCTGACGGCAGCGTGAACGTCAATACGCAAACCGCACAAGCGCTTGCTCTGTTTGCGAACCTGATCCCCGACAAGATGCGTGACCAGACCGGTCAACACCTTGCCAAGATGGTGGCCGAAAACGGCAACCACATGGCAACCGGCTTCCTGGGAACTCGGCCGCTGCTGCCCGTCCTTTCGGCTTCGGGACAAAACGACCTTGCAGCCTTTCTGTTGCAGTCACGCGAATTTCCGTCGTGGGGTTACGAAATTTCCAATGGAGCCACCACCATTTGGGAACGCTGGGACAGTTACACCAAAGAGGACGCTTTCGGACGCCATAACGCGGCCATGAATTCGTTCTCGCACTATGCGTTTGGAGCGGTCTGTGAATGGATGTTCGCGACCTTGGCAGGGATTCAATCGGATGGTCCAGGGTTCCAGAAGATCATCATCCATCCGCATCCGCCGGCTCCCGGTAGTAACGGAATGCACAAGCCGATCGACTGGGTGAAAGCCAGCTATGATTCGATCCGCGGAACCATCCGCAGCGACTGGAAGATCGACAACGATCGCTTCCACTTAAACGTGACGATCCCTGCCAACACCACGGCAACGGTTTACCTGTTAACCGCAGATCCCACCTCGATCACCGAAGGCGGAAAAGCCCTGCAGGGGAATCCCTTTGTGAAGTTGCTTCGCCACGAAGCGGGGGCCGCCGTCCTTTCGGTCGCATCGGGAACCTATGAATTCTCCGCGACCAATGGGATCAAAAATTCAGACCGAACATTGGTCACGTCGAAACCGAAGGACACTTCGATCAATCCGGACCGAATCGACCTAACCGGAGCCAAGAAAGTTGCCAGCTGGGATTTCTCCAATCCTGCGGATGTGGCCAAGTGGGTCGAACGAAAAGGAGTCGAAATCGTGCAACGCGACGGGAAAACGATGTTGGTTGCTACCGCGGATGATTCGCAAATGGCGGCTCGCTTAAGCGCTGAAGCGAGCGGAAACATTGCGATTGAATTGGTAGCGATGCCCGCCGACGGAGCGTCCAGCCAGTTTTTCTGGGCTGAATCTTCAAAAGGCTTTAACGGGATCCAGCAATCAAAACGGACGCTGAAGCCTGCGGAACAAGTGAACGCTTACCTATTTAAAGTAAGCGGCTCGGAACCGGTCGGACAGCTCCGTTTCGATCCGTTTGCAACCTACGACAAGTACGCCGATGCCGGCGAAATGATCATCGAATCGATATCGGTCTATCAACTTGCCCAATAGGTTCCTGTTAGCTGGCTGCCCCGGCAGCCCTCCCTTTCACTTACCTGGCAGGCGATCACCTGTCGGGTAAGACCTTGGGGGCGTGCCCCACAAGCAATTGCTGATTTCCCCAAGGTAGCAAATCGGCTTGAGCGGCCGGAAAAGACCTCCGTCGTATGGTGGTGTCACCGGCCAGCTTGCGGCGTTGGGCGAACCGAAGTCCACGCCACCACTGGCCATTCTCTTATGAACACAATGCAAATTCGAATCGCGACGACGGCTTGCTTATCTCTGCTGGCAGGCCTGATTTCTGCCGCAGATCACCCCAACATTCTATTTGTATTGACCGAGGACCAAGGGGCTCACATGAGTGCTTTAGGAACTCCGGGGTTGCAGACGCCACACATGGATTCGATCGCGAAATCAGGAATTACCTTCCGGAATGCCTTCGTTGCGTACCCCGTGTGTTCAGCCTCAAAAGCGGCGATTTATACAGGCCTTCACTGCCATACGAATGGGATCCTCAACAACACCCACAACTACCATAAACCTGCGGATCAAGTCACCGCGGAAGAACACAACCGACTGCTTGCCAGGAAAAACCGAATCCAAGACCGGTTCACAACCCTACCTGAAATCTTGCGGGCCAACGGGTACTACCAAGGCGTCACCCACAAACTGCATGTCCTTCCCAATCGCAAATTTCCGTACGATGAATTTTTGCACGGCAGCAAGCAGGAAATCGCCGATTTCATGACGCATGCGGCAAGCCGGAAGCAACCCTGGTTCTTGCTGGTCAACATTCCCAATTCTCACCGTCCTTATCCCAACAGCGATAAAAAACCGATCCGAGTGAACCCTGATTCGGTCTCGCTACCGGCGTTCCTCCCCGATACGCCGACGGTCCGCAAAGACTGGTCAGAATACCTTGCGGGGATCGAAGAAGCAGACGTATTGACCGGACAGGCCCTCGCTTCCCTCCATAAATCCGGACAGGCAGACAACACGATTGTGATCTTCATGAGCGATCATGGGCCCACGTTCCAGCATGGAAAAATGACTCTTTACGATTTGGGGCTTCGGGTTCCCCTGATAATAAGTGGACCGGGAATAGCGGCAGATGCGACAAGGAAAGAGCTGATCAGCGAACTTGATTTACTGCCGACATTGCTTGAATGGTGTGGGCTTCAAGCCAATATCGATTATCCACTTCACGGACAATCCTTCGCCGATTTACTGAATGCCGAGCAAAAGCCAAGCGATCAATCGAAACGCAGGGAGTACGTTTTTGCGGAAATATCGAACCGAGGGCCATTACCCAATGATGGAATGCAAGAACGTTCGGTTTTCGATGGCCGCTGGAAACTGATCTATCGTAAAAATGTTAAAACCGCTTGGCGGCAAGTGAATGCGGATTCGCGACAATTCAAGACTTGGGGAAATCGGACCTACGCCGAAACGGTTCGGGTAAAAGACCAGTTCCCCATGCAGTACCGCATTTTAGCGGAGATGGATCCACAAAATCTTGGGGCGGTGGTCCCCGAAATCGAGCTTTATGATTTGCAGTCGGACCCTGATGAAATCGAGAACCTCGCCGCGCAACCGGAACACCAACCAACCCTGAAGCGGCTTTCGGCAGCTCTCCAAGACTGGGCAGAAGAAACCAACGACACCGCGTTACTCGGGACTACGGAAAAAGCCCCCGAGATTCGAAACACGAACTAGAACGTACCCCCATCCTCCCTCGCACAGCCAGTCTGTTAAATTGAGGGGCTAATCTATCAATCAACATCCCAAACGGAGTCAACCAATGAGCGTCATCGCTAAACTCGAATTGCTTCCCGAAGTGGAAGCCTTTCTGAACAAGAGTCCTTTCGCCAGTTTCGTTGGTGGGAAAGAGTTTCCAGCTGCGTCTGGCAAGTTGATTCCAACACTTGACCCTGGCTCTGGCGAAACCATTGCTGAAATCCATGATTTGGACGCCAGTGAGATCGATCGCGCCGTTGACATCGCCAACGAAGCGTTCCCCGCTTGGTCCGGATTGACACAACCGGAACGGAGTCAAATTTTGCTGCAGTTGGCTGCGGCTGTTGAAAAACACAAACCGATCATTGCTCAGATTGAATCGCTGGACGCCGGCAAGATCCAGGCTCAAGCTGCAGGTGACGTTCAAAACTTCGTCGACACCCTTCGCTACTTTGTTGGTCTGGCCGATCAAGTCCAAACGCGAACAAAACTGGATTCGCCAGGATACGATGCTTGGACCTATAAGCAGCCCTGGGGTGCATGTGCTTTCATTTTCCCTTGGAACTTTCCGTTTCTTTTGATCGGCTGGGGAATTTCACCCGCTTTGGCGGCCGGAAACACCGTGGTGATCAAACCGGCTGAAGACACCTCGTTGTCGGCGCTATATCTAGCACAACTAGCAAAAGAGATTGGCGTTCCTGACGGAGTCATCAACGTAGTCACCGGACGCGGGGCGACCGCCGGGGCAGCGCTTACCCAAAACAAGAACATCAAGCGGATGTCTTTCACCGGTTCACCAGAAGTCGGCCAGTTGGTCGGCGAGGCATGCGGCCGCAATCTCATTCCAGTCAAATTGGAATTGGGTGGTAAAGGGGCAGCGGTTGTTTTCGACGATGTCGATGTCGCGGAAACGGCAAAAGCCCTTGTCGGGGCAATCACGTTCCACAGCGGACAGGTCTGTTGCGATGCGACTCGCTGGTTGATTCAAGAAGACATCTACGACGAATTTGTCGCTCAGTGCATCAAATTGATGAAGGATGTGAAAATCGGTCATCCACTTGACCCCAACAGTCAGATGGGACCTGTCGTCAATCCCAAGCAGTGCGAACGCGTCCTTGGCTACCAAACAAAAGGCAAAGCTGGCGGAGCGGAATGTATCTACGGCGGAGGTGCCGCCACCGTCGAGGGATATGAAGGAAATTATGTCAATCCAGCACTGCTGGCAGGGACCCTGGACAACGTTGCTGCACAGGAAGAAATTTTTGGGCCTGTCGCTTACTTGGCGAAGTTCAGCACCGAAGAAGAAGCAATCGCGATGGCCAACGATACCCAGTACGGCTTGGCCAATAGTGTTTGGACCACCGACAACGATCGTGCGGCACGTGTCGCCGAAGCGATGATCGCCGGCAATAGCTGGATCAACGCTCATAATGTCTTTGCCCAAGGCGTTCCTTATGGCGGAGTGAATAAGAGCGGAATGGGTGGCGGCGTCCTATCGGTGGAAACTCTGATGGATTATTACCGCAGCACATCGGTCGTCCGACCTCTGTAACAGCAAGTCCCACGGCTAGCGTTCCTTGGACGGTCTCTAACCTTCCAAGGGACGTCGCCTTGCCGATTCCGGCAAACCTAGTCGTCGCAACACAACAATGTCACTCCGTACTGGTCGTATCGATATGCCCCGCAATCTAGTTCATCCACGTGACGAAATCATGCGAACGATGGATCGCATCTACCGGTACCGGATGACCACGACGTCCGGCGGTAATCTTTCGATTCGTGATGAAGCGGGAAACATTTGGATCACCCCCGCCCGTGTGGACAAGGGCAATCTGACTCGCAACGACATCGTCTGCGTAAAACCAAACGGGGAAGTGGAAGGCCTTCACCCACCTTCCTCCGAATTCCCATTCCACAAAGCGATTTACGCCGCCCGCCCCGATATCAAGGCGATCGTCCACGCTCATCCGGTTGCCCTGGTTGCGTTTAGCATCTGTCAACTGGCGCCCAATACGCGGCTCTTTCATCAGGCTCATAGCGTTTGCGGCAAGGTGGGCTTTGCACCGTACGCATGCCCCGGTAGCGAGGCTCTCGGTCAAAGTATCGCGGAAACATTCTCGGAAGGCTGCGACAGTGTGATCTTGGAAAATCATGGCGTCGTCGTTGGCGGCGACTGCTTGGCATCCGCCTTCAAGCGATTCGAAGCGTTTGAGTTCGCGGGGAAAACACTTGTCAAAGCAAATCAACTGGGGGAGGTTCGCTACCTCAGCGATACCCAATTGGAAGCGGCCGCGCAGCGTGGTGTTGATTTCCAGTCTTATGACCCGGGGGTCGCCACGGCGAGCGAGCAAGAACTTCGCCGACAACTATGCGACTTCGTCCGCAGAGGCTGCCGGCAACGATTGCTAATCAGTACCGAAGGTAGTTTTTCGGCCCGAGTCGATGGTCAGTCGTTTTTAATCACCCCCACTCAGATGGACCGTGAACTGCTTCAAGCCGACGACTTTGTCTTGGTCGATGGCGATCGTCGCGAAGCTGGAAAACTTGCCAGCCGAGCCGCTCGGGCTCACCAAGCTATTTATGCGAAACACCCTCATGTTCAGGCCATCGTTTTTGCCCACCCGGTCAATGCAACCGCATTCAGCGCGACGGCAACTCCGCTGGACGTTCGCACCATCCCGGAAAGTTACGTCTTTTTACGCGATGTAAAACGAGCAGACTACGGAGTCCAGTACGGTGACGATGGCGGGATCGCCGATTTCATCTCGGCCAGAAACCCCGCAGCCATTCTGGAAAACGATGGAGTCC comes from the Roseimaritima multifibrata genome and includes:
- a CDS encoding aldehyde dehydrogenase family protein, which codes for MSVIAKLELLPEVEAFLNKSPFASFVGGKEFPAASGKLIPTLDPGSGETIAEIHDLDASEIDRAVDIANEAFPAWSGLTQPERSQILLQLAAAVEKHKPIIAQIESLDAGKIQAQAAGDVQNFVDTLRYFVGLADQVQTRTKLDSPGYDAWTYKQPWGACAFIFPWNFPFLLIGWGISPALAAGNTVVIKPAEDTSLSALYLAQLAKEIGVPDGVINVVTGRGATAGAALTQNKNIKRMSFTGSPEVGQLVGEACGRNLIPVKLELGGKGAAVVFDDVDVAETAKALVGAITFHSGQVCCDATRWLIQEDIYDEFVAQCIKLMKDVKIGHPLDPNSQMGPVVNPKQCERVLGYQTKGKAGGAECIYGGGAATVEGYEGNYVNPALLAGTLDNVAAQEEIFGPVAYLAKFSTEEEAIAMANDTQYGLANSVWTTDNDRAARVAEAMIAGNSWINAHNVFAQGVPYGGVNKSGMGGGVLSVETLMDYYRSTSVVRPL
- a CDS encoding glycoside hydrolase family 78 protein, whose amino-acid sequence is MKTLYTTFGLLLGLFVVANVAAVEPVHLRCEYLENPVGIDITQPRLSWQLESKTRGEQQTAYRILVASTAEKLASDEGDLWDSGKIDSNQTLFIKYAGTPLTSRQQCFWKVQVWDQQNGDAKSAPTSVSEPASWSMALLKDSDWSAEYISYDDKEPIYTDTENLYLPAARQYRKEFHASNQIVRATVYATALGIYELHLNGQRVSDALFAPGWTDYRQRAYYNTYDVTQMVQSGDNALGAWVADGWYSGYVGFGLLTGMGTEKTGRATYGKTPSVMAQLEIEYADGSRQVVGTDSTWKVTGNGPIQEADLLMGEAYDARKEMPGWSRPGFRDDTWDQAVLAKDNGHPKAKFFQRHNPEKPGQGVRNLGIETDFGFQRPKLEAFPGVAVRVTEQLRTKTVTKRDDGTFMFDLGQNFAGTIRLKVKGPAGQKIRIRYGEMLHPDGRLMTENLRKARATDFYICKGDPEGETYEPRFTFHGFQFVELSNCATPPTKEAVTGLVIHSDTPMTSTFTCSDPMVNQLFKNVVWTQRANFLDLPTDCPQRDERMGWTGDAQAYVATAAYNADIGAFYTKWLRELMESQRPSGAFPGYAPFPFQHGWDFGTAWADAGVICPWTIWQFYGDTQVIEDCWEPMERFMDWRNRTSVDNLGVAHGNAWGDWLAQGAETPLDYVDTIYYAISANMMAEMAAATGRADKAAAYRGQFEKTKAAFQAKYLNADGSVNVNTQTAQALALFANLIPDKMRDQTGQHLAKMVAENGNHMATGFLGTRPLLPVLSASGQNDLAAFLLQSREFPSWGYEISNGATTIWERWDSYTKEDAFGRHNAAMNSFSHYAFGAVCEWMFATLAGIQSDGPGFQKIIIHPHPPAPGSNGMHKPIDWVKASYDSIRGTIRSDWKIDNDRFHLNVTIPANTTATVYLLTADPTSITEGGKALQGNPFVKLLRHEAGAAVLSVASGTYEFSATNGIKNSDRTLVTSKPKDTSINPDRIDLTGAKKVASWDFSNPADVAKWVERKGVEIVQRDGKTMLVATADDSQMAARLSAEASGNIAIELVAMPADGASSQFFWAESSKGFNGIQQSKRTLKPAEQVNAYLFKVSGSEPVGQLRFDPFATYDKYADAGEMIIESISVYQLAQ
- a CDS encoding L-rhamnose isomerase — its product is MTNPANIEKAFLLAKEQYASLGVDVDAALEKIRSVAISVHCWQGDDVAGFEGDEGALGNGLAVTGNYPGRARTADELKSDLELAYSLIPGKHRLNLHAMYGDFNGPVDRDQIEVEHFQGWIDWAASQEISLDFNPSYFSHPKAADGFTLAHADEGIRQFWIDHGIACRKIAAAMGKAQGNPCINNFWVPDGYKDTPASRKAPRERLAASLDAIFSENLPAAHTLDAVECKLFGIGSESYVVGSHEFYMGYAISRNKVLCLDAGHFHPTEGISDKISSVLMYVPELLLHVSRGVRWDSDHVVTYSDELQAIMQEIVRGDYLNRVHIGLDFFDASINRVAAWAIGTRNALKALLAASLEPTEKLQQLERDGDFTSRLALMEEQKTMPLGAIWDHYCQSVGVPVGAEWLNKVQEYEKTTLSLRSSCSATV
- a CDS encoding helix-turn-helix domain-containing protein, whose amino-acid sequence is MIRKLRKQDWFHPDGFPIAVERRDPQEPFGLHSHEFSEIVIITGGKGVHITGEDTYELTAGDTFVIGGDRPHDYLNMDRLSLINVLFDSAQLPLAFSDLHSLPGYHTLFTLEPAWRKRHMFSSRLQLAPVELAEAIRLVDQLEGELDQRGPGFGVMATTTWLQLATFLARCYNQSRNPQSKSLLRIAEAIAHIERHYTDPISLKELIEISGMSRRNFIRTFEATMGAPPIKYLIRRRIQRACQLLQQSDQSITQIALTVGFGDSNYFSRQFRLLNGTSPREYRNRSEQVIGDGNDGYG
- a CDS encoding sulfatase family protein, whose protein sequence is MNTMQIRIATTACLSLLAGLISAADHPNILFVLTEDQGAHMSALGTPGLQTPHMDSIAKSGITFRNAFVAYPVCSASKAAIYTGLHCHTNGILNNTHNYHKPADQVTAEEHNRLLARKNRIQDRFTTLPEILRANGYYQGVTHKLHVLPNRKFPYDEFLHGSKQEIADFMTHAASRKQPWFLLVNIPNSHRPYPNSDKKPIRVNPDSVSLPAFLPDTPTVRKDWSEYLAGIEEADVLTGQALASLHKSGQADNTIVIFMSDHGPTFQHGKMTLYDLGLRVPLIISGPGIAADATRKELISELDLLPTLLEWCGLQANIDYPLHGQSFADLLNAEQKPSDQSKRREYVFAEISNRGPLPNDGMQERSVFDGRWKLIYRKNVKTAWRQVNADSRQFKTWGNRTYAETVRVKDQFPMQYRILAEMDPQNLGAVVPEIELYDLQSDPDEIENLAAQPEHQPTLKRLSAALQDWAEETNDTALLGTTEKAPEIRNTN
- a CDS encoding purine-cytosine permease family protein, whose product is MTDDNASNSGGEFEREPVPNSALLGSGKFWGMYAGEHAAGTEFMIGPLFLAAGASLSDLLLGLLLGNFLAVLTWRFLVVPIAMAKRMTLYYQLERIAGGSLVKFYNLINGLLFCFLAGAMVTVSASAVGVPFDITFDVPSNMFGLSNPSFTALVAIVGIVIAAVAAGGYERVARFANIAAPWMIGVFAACGIVSLTQMDATNMAALSEGKYWTDAVAFVQEKNGSETFGFWQIVVFAWLCNGAMHFGMADLSIFRFARSKASGWAPAIGMFLGHYMAWIAAALLLAALIKLQPDLATGADGKVVANPGMLAYQSLGWAGIICVVIAGWTTANPTIYRAGLAFQGVLPKTSRTAMTLTAGAVATIAGAFPNLSAQLLGFVGTYGTILGPMGAVIFVDFYLLKRFGLRDEYATHSGIKVNSAVMIAWLLPVIVGLYLIFWQGIFAAYAVIPCWVACGILYLILSKFTQRTLPNQEALSHE